The genomic region AGCAGATTTTGCAGAGCGTGCTGCTGAATTTTCGATGGAATGGTCTTTAACCGCACCAAACCACAAGCCAAAAGTGGCGATCATGGTGTCCAAGTACGATCATTGTTTGAATGATTTATTGTATCGCTTTCGTACTGGACAACTAAATATCGACGTTACTGTGATTATCTCCAATCATCCTGATTTAGAAGATTTGGCGAAATGGCACGGTATTCCATATTACCATTTGCCAATTACCGCAGAGACGAAGCTAGAACAAGAAGCGCAAGTTCGTGACTTAATCGAACAATATGATACCGAATTAGTGGTTTTAGCTCGTTACATGCAAGTGCTTTCCCCAAGCATGTGTGAATACTTAGATGGCCGTGCAATCAATATTCATCACTCCTTATTGCCAGGCTTTAAAGGTGCTCGTCCTTATCACCAAGCATGGGAGAAAGGCGTGAAAATGGTCGGTGCGACGGCGCATTATGTGAACAATGACCTCGATGAAGGTCCGATTATCTCTCAAGGTATTCAAGTTGTTAACCATGCTCACTACGCGGAAGATCTCATTGCCAAAGGCCAAGATATCGAACGTGTTACCTTGTTTAACGCTGTGAAATGCCACGTTGAAAAACGTGTTTTCTTGAATGGTAAGCGCACTGTTGTGTTTGGTGGCTAGTTAAGCTGTTATACACATAAGAAAACAGACAATGGGGAGATCATAGATGGTCTCCCCATTTTTATTT from Marinomonas rhizomae harbors:
- the purU gene encoding formyltetrahydrofolate deformylase, encoding MKSKTAPWIFTANCPSIIGTVDVVTRYMAEAGNYVDEIHSFDDRESGRFFIRIEFLPQHADFSEDVFKADFAERAAEFSMEWSLTAPNHKPKVAIMVSKYDHCLNDLLYRFRTGQLNIDVTVIISNHPDLEDLAKWHGIPYYHLPITAETKLEQEAQVRDLIEQYDTELVVLARYMQVLSPSMCEYLDGRAINIHHSLLPGFKGARPYHQAWEKGVKMVGATAHYVNNDLDEGPIISQGIQVVNHAHYAEDLIAKGQDIERVTLFNAVKCHVEKRVFLNGKRTVVFGG